One Burkholderia sp. PAMC 26561 genomic window carries:
- a CDS encoding carbonic anhydrase — MTRPKRMLVENVGWAAETAASDPPFFETLAQGQSPTVLWLGCSDSRVPAETITHSKPGDLFVHRNIANLFSADDDNTMSVLEYAVNVLKVDDVIVCGHYGCGGVRASLLPMSPALPHVNRRIAPLCALAQKHSGELDAIEPGDGRIDRLAELSVLEQVRAIRRVSTVRDAERPPRVHGWIFGLRDGRIKVLSSGDPADAEAEPAPSAVQYMTETAGD; from the coding sequence ATGACTCGACCCAAACGCATGCTTGTTGAAAACGTTGGCTGGGCGGCAGAAACCGCCGCCAGCGACCCGCCTTTCTTCGAAACCCTCGCGCAGGGACAAAGCCCGACCGTGCTGTGGCTTGGCTGCTCCGACAGCCGCGTGCCGGCCGAAACCATCACGCACTCGAAGCCCGGCGATCTGTTCGTCCATCGCAACATCGCGAACCTGTTTTCCGCCGACGACGACAACACCATGAGCGTCCTCGAATACGCGGTAAACGTGCTGAAAGTGGACGATGTGATCGTCTGCGGACATTATGGATGCGGCGGCGTGCGGGCGTCGTTGTTGCCCATGTCGCCCGCCCTTCCCCACGTCAACCGCCGCATTGCGCCGCTGTGCGCGCTGGCGCAAAAACACAGCGGCGAACTCGACGCCATCGAGCCCGGCGATGGCCGCATCGACCGGCTTGCTGAACTGAGCGTGCTGGAACAAGTTCGCGCGATCCGGCGCGTGTCGACCGTACGCGACGCCGAGCGCCCACCGCGCGTTCACGGCTGGATATTCGGCCTGCGCGATGGCCGCATCAAAGTCCTTTCATCCGGCGATCCGGCTGACGCAGAGGCTGAACCTGCCCCGAGCGCCGTCCAATATATGACCGAAACAGCCGGCGACTAG
- a CDS encoding SulP family inorganic anion transporter, translating into MNLRQTFANFPRDMFAGTVVFLVAMPLCLGIANASGVEPFAGLLSGIIGGLVVALLSGSQLSVSGPAAGLVVIVVDGIAKLGSFSTFLMAVMLAGAIQFGFGMLKAGRFAAYVPSSVIKGMLAAIGLLLIIKQVPLAAGFANDGAHVAAAAPGTIATPFGAMSLAACLVAIVSIAILASWETKAMRRFAFVRAVPAPLAVVVLGIAITLALDFAAPGFAPPAEHRVSLPSLATFAALNAALDWPNFEQLINPDVWRLAMTLAIVASLETLLSLEAVEQIDPKKRTAHPDRELKAQGIGNMMAGAIGALPITSVIVRSSANVHAGAQSRWSAVIHGVLLLASVFALTAVINLIPLACLAAILIFTGLKLAKPSLFKAVAKQGFERFAPFIVTIAGVLMTDLLIGILLGIACSIALAIHANLQRPITIAQHDDHFLLSFRKDVSFLGKVSLKHHLKQIPDNATLIVDASRADFIDQDVRELIDKFIADAPARGIHVECRQLERAARERHGFQQRMALFRRAFR; encoded by the coding sequence ATGAACCTACGCCAGACGTTTGCCAATTTCCCTCGCGACATGTTCGCTGGGACCGTCGTTTTCCTTGTCGCCATGCCGCTTTGCCTTGGCATTGCCAACGCTTCCGGCGTCGAGCCGTTCGCAGGGCTGCTGTCAGGCATTATCGGCGGGCTGGTGGTGGCGCTTTTGAGCGGATCGCAACTGAGCGTGAGCGGCCCGGCGGCGGGACTCGTCGTGATCGTCGTCGATGGCATTGCCAAGCTCGGCAGCTTTTCCACCTTCCTCATGGCCGTGATGCTGGCGGGCGCGATCCAGTTCGGCTTCGGCATGCTGAAGGCCGGGCGCTTCGCGGCGTACGTGCCGTCATCGGTGATCAAGGGAATGCTCGCGGCAATCGGCTTGCTGCTCATCATCAAGCAAGTGCCGCTCGCCGCCGGTTTCGCCAACGATGGCGCCCACGTCGCCGCGGCAGCGCCAGGCACGATCGCCACACCCTTCGGCGCGATGTCGCTCGCCGCGTGTCTGGTGGCCATTGTGTCTATCGCGATCCTGGCAAGCTGGGAAACGAAGGCCATGCGCCGCTTCGCGTTCGTACGCGCGGTGCCCGCGCCGCTTGCCGTGGTCGTGCTCGGCATCGCGATCACGCTTGCGCTCGATTTCGCTGCGCCGGGTTTTGCGCCGCCGGCGGAGCATCGGGTTTCACTGCCATCGCTGGCGACGTTCGCCGCGTTGAACGCCGCGCTCGACTGGCCCAACTTCGAGCAACTCATCAATCCCGATGTCTGGCGGCTCGCGATGACGCTTGCCATCGTGGCGAGTCTCGAGACCTTGCTGAGTCTGGAAGCTGTCGAACAGATCGATCCCAAGAAGCGTACCGCGCATCCGGATCGCGAACTGAAGGCGCAGGGCATCGGCAACATGATGGCGGGCGCGATCGGCGCGTTGCCCATCACCTCCGTGATCGTGCGCAGTTCGGCCAACGTCCACGCGGGTGCGCAAAGCCGATGGTCGGCCGTCATTCACGGCGTTCTGCTGCTGGCGAGCGTGTTCGCGCTGACGGCGGTGATCAACCTCATTCCGCTTGCCTGCCTCGCCGCGATCCTGATCTTCACCGGACTGAAGCTCGCTAAGCCGTCGCTGTTCAAGGCCGTCGCGAAACAGGGTTTCGAGCGGTTTGCGCCATTCATCGTGACGATTGCCGGCGTGCTGATGACCGATCTGCTGATCGGCATCCTGCTGGGGATTGCGTGCAGCATCGCGCTTGCGATCCACGCGAATCTGCAGCGGCCGATCACCATCGCGCAGCACGACGATCACTTCCTGCTCTCGTTTCGCAAGGACGTGTCGTTTCTCGGCAAGGTGTCGCTCAAGCATCACCTGAAGCAGATTCCCGACAACGCAACGTTGATCGTCGATGCAAGCCGCGCGGATTTCATCGATCAGGATGTGCGTGAACTCATCGATAAATTCATCGCCGATGCCCCCGCCCGCGGGATTCACGTCGAGTGCCGTCAGCTCGAACGCGCGGCGCGGGAACGGCACGGCTTTCAGCAGCGCATGGCGCTTTTCAGACGGGCTTTCCGCTAA
- a CDS encoding 2-isopropylmalate synthase: MADKLIIFDTTLRDGEQSPGASMTKDEKIRIAKALERMKVDVIEAGFAASSNGDFDAIHTIAGLIKDSTICSLARANDKDIQRAADALKPADHFRIHTFIATSALHMEKKLRMSADQVYEQARLATRFARKFTDDVEFSPEDGSRSDLDFLCRVLEAVIDEGATIINIPDTVGYAVPEGYGNLIKTIRERVPNSDKAIWSVHCHDDLGMAVANSLAGVHIGGARQIECTINGLGERAGNTALEEVVMAMKTRKDYYGLELGIDTTHIVPTSKLVSQITGFVVQPNKAVVGANAFAHASGIHQDGVLKARDTYEIMRAEDVGWATNKIVLGKLSGRNAFKQRLEDLGVTLESETDVNAAFVRFKELADRKSEIFDEDIMAIVSEESAEMQAKETFRFVSLAQRSETGEQPHARVVFAVDGIEVHGESRGNGPVDATLHAIESKVTSGAELVLYSVNAITTGTQAQGEVTVRLSKSGRIVNGVGTDPDIVAASAKAYLAALNKLHSKVEKLNPQLS; this comes from the coding sequence ATGGCAGACAAACTCATCATTTTCGACACGACGCTTCGCGATGGCGAGCAATCCCCCGGCGCGTCGATGACGAAAGACGAGAAGATCCGCATCGCAAAAGCACTCGAACGGATGAAAGTCGATGTGATCGAAGCGGGCTTTGCAGCCAGTTCCAACGGCGATTTCGATGCAATCCACACTATTGCCGGCCTGATCAAGGACAGCACGATCTGCTCGCTCGCCCGCGCCAACGACAAAGACATCCAGCGCGCCGCCGACGCCCTCAAACCCGCCGATCACTTCCGCATTCATACGTTCATCGCGACGTCCGCGCTGCATATGGAAAAGAAGCTGCGCATGAGCGCCGATCAGGTCTACGAGCAGGCTCGTCTCGCCACGCGTTTCGCGCGCAAGTTCACGGACGACGTGGAATTCTCGCCGGAAGACGGCAGCCGCTCGGATCTCGACTTCTTGTGCCGCGTGCTGGAAGCGGTGATCGACGAAGGCGCGACCATCATCAATATTCCGGACACCGTGGGTTATGCCGTGCCGGAAGGTTACGGCAACCTGATCAAGACCATTCGCGAACGCGTGCCGAATTCGGACAAGGCGATCTGGTCCGTGCATTGCCACGACGACCTTGGCATGGCCGTCGCCAATTCGCTCGCTGGCGTGCATATCGGCGGCGCGCGTCAGATCGAGTGCACCATCAACGGTCTCGGCGAGCGCGCGGGTAACACGGCGCTGGAAGAAGTCGTGATGGCGATGAAAACGCGCAAGGATTATTACGGGCTGGAACTGGGTATCGACACCACGCACATTGTGCCGACGTCCAAGCTTGTCTCGCAGATCACGGGTTTTGTCGTGCAGCCGAACAAGGCTGTGGTGGGCGCAAACGCGTTCGCGCATGCATCGGGCATTCACCAGGATGGCGTGTTGAAAGCGCGCGATACCTACGAAATCATGCGCGCCGAAGACGTAGGCTGGGCAACGAACAAGATCGTGCTCGGCAAGCTGTCGGGCCGCAACGCGTTCAAGCAGCGCCTCGAAGACCTGGGCGTGACGCTGGAGTCGGAAACGGACGTGAACGCAGCGTTCGTGCGCTTCAAGGAACTCGCCGACCGCAAGTCGGAAATCTTCGACGAAGACATCATGGCGATCGTCTCCGAAGAGTCGGCGGAAATGCAGGCGAAGGAAACGTTCCGCTTCGTGTCGCTGGCTCAGCGTTCGGAAACGGGTGAGCAGCCGCATGCACGCGTGGTGTTTGCTGTCGATGGCATCGAAGTGCACGGCGAGTCGCGTGGTAACGGTCCGGTGGATGCGACGCTTCACGCGATCGAATCGAAAGTGACGAGCGGCGCCGAGCTGGTGCTGTATTCGGTTAACGCCATTACCACGGGCACGCAGGCTCAGGGCGAAGTGACCGTGCGCTTGTCGAAGAGCGGCCGGATTGTCAATGGCGTGGGCACGGACCCGGACATTGTGGCGGCATCGGCGAAAGCGTATCTTGCCGCGCTCAACAAGCTCCATTCGAAAGTCGAAAAGCTCAACCCGCAGCTTTCGTGA
- the pssA gene encoding CDP-diacylglycerol--serine O-phosphatidyltransferase, producing the protein MAALKPRRTRSTTTPPRAFRRNKSAQDLGVLETRRAKRQQFLRKRGIYLLPNAFTTAALFCGFFAVVQAMNVRFEIAAIAIFVAMVLDGMDGRVARMTHTQSAFGEQFDSLSDMVSFGVAPALVMYEWILKDLGRWGWLAAFVYCSGAALRLARFNTNVGVVDKRYFQGLPSPAAAALIAGFVWLATDNRVPLKLVWLPWVAFALTIYAGVTMVSNAPFYSGKALDVRFRVPFAGVLLVVVAFVLVSSDPPLMLFGLFVLYGFSGYAWWGYMSLRGRPNPARSSEKAH; encoded by the coding sequence ATGGCGGCACTCAAACCGCGCCGGACACGAAGCACGACAACACCCCCGCGGGCGTTTCGACGCAACAAATCGGCGCAGGACCTCGGCGTGCTCGAAACGAGGCGTGCGAAGCGGCAACAGTTCCTTAGAAAACGCGGCATTTACTTGCTGCCCAATGCATTCACCACCGCCGCGCTGTTTTGCGGTTTTTTCGCCGTCGTTCAGGCAATGAACGTGCGCTTCGAAATCGCCGCCATCGCGATCTTCGTGGCCATGGTGCTCGACGGCATGGATGGCCGTGTCGCTCGCATGACGCATACGCAGAGCGCGTTTGGCGAGCAGTTCGACAGCTTGTCCGACATGGTGTCGTTCGGCGTTGCGCCCGCGCTGGTGATGTACGAATGGATCCTGAAGGATCTTGGCCGATGGGGCTGGCTCGCGGCTTTCGTGTATTGCTCGGGCGCGGCTTTGCGTCTGGCGCGCTTCAATACGAACGTCGGCGTGGTCGACAAACGTTATTTCCAGGGCTTGCCGAGCCCGGCTGCGGCGGCGTTGATCGCGGGTTTCGTGTGGCTCGCCACCGATAACCGCGTGCCGCTCAAGCTGGTCTGGCTGCCCTGGGTGGCATTCGCGCTGACCATCTATGCAGGCGTGACGATGGTCTCGAACGCGCCGTTCTACAGCGGCAAGGCGCTGGATGTCAGGTTCCGCGTCCCGTTCGCCGGCGTATTGCTGGTGGTTGTGGCGTTCGTGCTGGTATCGTCCGATCCGCCGTTGATGCTGTTCGGACTCTTCGTTCTCTACGGCTTTTCGGGCTACGCCTGGTGGGGATACATGAGTTTGCGAGGCCGGCCGAATCCGGCCCGGTCATCGGAAAAAGCGCATTGA
- a CDS encoding phosphatidylserine decarboxylase — MNYPHPIIAREGWPFIAIAVVIAVLIQAIGGFGFAWPFWLLAIFVVQFFRDPARPIPVQANAVLCPADGRIVAVETAHDPYANREALKISVFMNVFNVHSQRSPVDGAISKVEYFPGSYLNAAVDKASTENERNAIVIQTAAGHTVTSVQIAGLIARRILCYVHVGEPLNRGQRYGFIRFGSRVDVYLPVGSRPRVAIGEKVSASSTILAEFAE; from the coding sequence ATGAACTATCCACATCCGATCATCGCGCGCGAAGGCTGGCCGTTTATTGCCATTGCGGTTGTCATTGCCGTGTTGATCCAGGCCATCGGCGGCTTTGGGTTTGCCTGGCCGTTCTGGCTGCTTGCGATCTTCGTCGTGCAGTTTTTCCGCGATCCCGCGCGCCCCATCCCGGTTCAGGCGAATGCCGTGCTGTGCCCCGCGGACGGCCGCATCGTCGCTGTGGAAACGGCGCATGACCCATACGCAAACCGCGAAGCGCTCAAGATCAGCGTGTTCATGAACGTGTTCAATGTCCACTCGCAACGCTCGCCGGTGGATGGCGCGATCAGCAAGGTCGAGTATTTCCCGGGTTCGTACCTGAACGCGGCCGTCGACAAAGCATCGACCGAGAACGAACGTAACGCCATCGTGATCCAGACCGCGGCGGGCCATACGGTGACGTCGGTGCAGATCGCCGGCCTGATCGCGCGGCGCATTTTGTGCTATGTCCACGTGGGCGAGCCGCTCAATCGTGGCCAGCGCTATGGTTTTATCCGTTTTGGATCGCGTGTCGACGTGTATTTGCCGGTTGGAAGCCGTCCGCGCGTGGCGATTGGGGAGAAGGTATCGGCGTCGTCCACGATTCTTGCCGAGTTTGCAGAGTAA
- the ilvC gene encoding ketol-acid reductoisomerase has product MKVFYDKDADLSLIKGKQVTIIGYGSQGHAHALNLKDSGVNVTVGLRKNGASWSKAEKAGLKVKEVAEAVKGADVVMMLLPDEQIAEVYKNEVHDNAKEGAALAFAHGFNVHYGQVIPRADLDVIMIAPKAPGHTVRGTYAQGGGVPHLIAVAQDKSGSARDVALSYAVANGGGRAGIIETNFREETETDLFGEQAVLCGGTVDLIKAGFETLVEAGYAPEMAYFECLHELKLIVDLIYEGGIANMNYSISNNAEYGEYVTGPKIVTAETKKAMKQVLTDIQTGEYAKSFIIENRAGAPTLQSRRRLTAEHQIETVGAKLRAMMPWIAANKLVDQSKN; this is encoded by the coding sequence ATGAAAGTTTTCTACGACAAAGACGCCGATCTCTCCCTCATCAAGGGCAAGCAGGTCACGATCATCGGCTATGGCTCGCAAGGCCATGCACACGCGCTGAACCTGAAGGACAGCGGCGTGAACGTGACGGTCGGCCTGCGCAAGAACGGCGCATCGTGGAGCAAGGCTGAGAAGGCCGGACTGAAGGTCAAGGAAGTGGCCGAAGCCGTGAAGGGCGCAGACGTCGTCATGATGCTGCTGCCGGACGAGCAGATCGCTGAAGTCTACAAGAACGAAGTGCACGACAACGCCAAGGAAGGCGCTGCTTTGGCATTCGCTCACGGCTTCAACGTGCATTATGGCCAGGTCATCCCGCGCGCCGATCTGGACGTGATCATGATCGCCCCGAAGGCGCCGGGTCACACGGTTCGCGGCACCTACGCACAAGGCGGCGGCGTTCCCCACCTGATTGCAGTGGCGCAAGACAAGTCGGGCTCGGCGCGCGACGTGGCCTTGTCGTACGCGGTGGCTAACGGCGGCGGCCGTGCCGGTATCATCGAAACGAATTTCCGCGAAGAAACCGAAACCGACTTGTTCGGCGAACAGGCTGTTCTGTGCGGCGGTACGGTCGACCTGATCAAGGCCGGCTTCGAAACGCTGGTGGAAGCCGGCTACGCGCCGGAAATGGCTTACTTCGAATGCCTGCACGAACTGAAGCTGATCGTCGACCTGATCTATGAAGGCGGTATCGCCAACATGAACTACTCGATCTCGAACAACGCCGAATACGGTGAGTACGTAACGGGTCCGAAGATCGTGACGGCTGAAACGAAGAAAGCGATGAAGCAGGTTCTCACGGACATCCAGACGGGTGAATACGCGAAGAGCTTCATCATCGAAAACCGTGCGGGCGCGCCGACGCTGCAATCGCGCCGCCGCCTCACGGCCGAGCACCAGATCGAAACGGTTGGCGCCAAACTGCGCGCAATGATGCCGTGGATTGCCGCAAACAAGCTGGTCGATCAGTCGAAGAACTAA
- the ilvN gene encoding acetolactate synthase small subunit, protein MRHIISVLLENEPGALSRVVGLFSARGYNIETLTVAPTEDSSLSRLTIVSIGSDDVIEQITKHLNRLIEVVKVVDLTEGAHIERELMLIKVRAVGKEREEMKRMADIFRGRIIDVTEKSYTMELTGASDKLDAFIQGLDATAILETVRTGSSGIGRGERILKV, encoded by the coding sequence ATGAGACACATCATTTCCGTGCTGCTGGAAAACGAACCGGGCGCGTTATCGCGTGTCGTCGGGCTCTTTTCCGCACGCGGCTACAACATTGAGACCTTGACGGTGGCGCCGACCGAAGACAGTTCGCTGTCGCGGCTGACCATCGTTTCCATTGGCTCGGACGACGTGATCGAACAGATCACGAAGCACCTGAACCGCCTGATCGAGGTGGTGAAAGTGGTCGACCTGACAGAGGGCGCCCACATCGAGCGCGAGCTGATGCTGATCAAGGTAAGGGCAGTCGGCAAGGAGCGGGAAGAGATGAAGCGGATGGCGGATATCTTCCGCGGCCGGATCATCGATGTCACCGAAAAAAGCTACACGATGGAACTGACAGGCGCGAGCGACAAGCTCGACGCCTTTATTCAGGGGCTTGATGCGACGGCGATTCTCGAAACCGTGCGCACCGGAAGTTCTGGCATTGGCCGGGGCGAGCGCATTCTGAAGGTTTGA
- a CDS encoding acetolactate synthase 3 catalytic subunit, which translates to MNMPSAEFSTSDTTSPLEAQSIGGTVLMRALADENVEFIWGYPGGSVLYIYDELYKQDQIQHILVRHEQAAVHAADAYARSTGNVGVCLVTSGPGVTNAVTGIATAYMDSIPLVVISGQVPTAAIGQDAFQECDTVGITRPCVKHNFLVKDVRELASTIKKAFYIARTGRPGPVLIDIPKDVSKTPCKYEPVKSVSLRSYNPVTKGHSGQIRKAVQLLLSAKRPYIYTGGGIILANAARELNQFADLLGYPVTNTLMGLGGYRADKKQFLGMLGMHGTYEANMAMQHCDVLIAIGARFDDRVIGDPEHFASHAKKIIHIDIDPSSISKRVKVDIPIVGDVKEVLKELIEQLQTADHGPDTAALADWWKDIEAWRSKDCLKFDRKSEIIKPQYVVEKAWELTGGEAYVCSDVGQHQMWAAQFYRFNEPRRWINSGGLGTMGFGLPAAMGVKMAHPDDEVLCITGEGSIQMCIQELSTCKQYNTPIKIISLNNRYLGMVRQWQQIEYKKRYSSSYMDALPDFVKLAEAYGHVGMRIEHTRDVEPALKEALRLKDRTVFLDFQTDPTENVFPMVQAGKGITEMLLGSEDL; encoded by the coding sequence ATGAATATGCCCAGCGCGGAATTCTCCACGTCGGATACGACTTCCCCACTCGAAGCGCAATCCATTGGCGGCACCGTGCTCATGCGCGCGCTGGCTGACGAGAACGTCGAGTTCATTTGGGGCTATCCCGGCGGCTCGGTACTCTATATCTACGACGAGTTGTACAAGCAGGACCAGATCCAGCATATCCTCGTGCGCCACGAACAGGCCGCGGTTCATGCCGCCGACGCCTATGCGCGTTCCACCGGCAACGTCGGCGTGTGCCTCGTGACCTCGGGCCCCGGCGTCACCAACGCGGTGACCGGTATCGCCACGGCTTACATGGACTCCATTCCGCTCGTCGTCATCAGCGGTCAGGTTCCGACTGCGGCAATTGGCCAGGATGCGTTCCAGGAGTGCGACACGGTCGGCATCACACGCCCGTGCGTGAAGCACAACTTCCTCGTGAAGGACGTGCGTGAACTGGCCTCCACCATCAAGAAAGCGTTTTATATCGCGCGCACAGGCCGTCCCGGCCCGGTGCTGATCGACATTCCGAAAGACGTTTCAAAGACGCCGTGCAAATACGAGCCGGTCAAATCCGTCTCGCTGCGTTCGTACAATCCGGTCACCAAAGGCCATTCGGGCCAGATCCGCAAGGCCGTGCAGCTTTTGCTGTCGGCCAAGCGTCCGTATATCTATACCGGCGGCGGCATCATCCTGGCGAATGCGGCGCGCGAGCTGAACCAGTTCGCCGATCTGCTCGGTTATCCGGTCACAAACACGCTGATGGGTCTCGGCGGGTATCGCGCGGACAAGAAGCAGTTCCTCGGTATGCTCGGCATGCATGGCACGTACGAAGCCAACATGGCCATGCAGCATTGCGACGTGCTGATCGCGATCGGCGCGCGGTTCGATGACCGCGTGATCGGCGATCCGGAGCATTTTGCGTCGCACGCGAAGAAGATCATTCACATCGACATCGATCCGTCGTCCATTTCCAAGCGTGTGAAGGTCGATATCCCCATCGTCGGCGACGTGAAGGAAGTGCTGAAGGAACTGATCGAGCAATTGCAGACGGCCGACCATGGCCCCGATACCGCGGCGCTTGCCGACTGGTGGAAGGACATCGAAGCATGGCGTTCGAAGGACTGCCTCAAGTTCGACCGCAAGAGCGAGATCATCAAGCCGCAATATGTGGTCGAAAAAGCCTGGGAGCTCACCGGCGGCGAAGCGTACGTCTGTTCGGACGTGGGCCAGCACCAGATGTGGGCCGCGCAGTTCTACCGGTTCAACGAGCCGCGCCGCTGGATCAACTCGGGCGGGCTCGGCACCATGGGCTTCGGTTTGCCGGCTGCCATGGGCGTGAAGATGGCACATCCGGACGACGAAGTGCTGTGCATCACGGGCGAAGGCTCGATCCAGATGTGCATCCAGGAATTGTCGACGTGCAAGCAGTACAACACGCCGATCAAGATCATCTCGCTGAACAACCGCTATCTCGGCATGGTTCGCCAGTGGCAGCAGATCGAATACAAGAAGCGTTATTCCAGTTCGTACATGGACGCGCTGCCTGATTTCGTGAAGCTCGCCGAAGCGTACGGCCATGTAGGCATGCGCATCGAACATACGCGCGATGTCGAACCGGCGTTGAAAGAAGCATTGCGCCTGAAGGATCGCACGGTATTCCTCGACTTCCAGACAGATCCCACCGAAAACGTCTTTCCGATGGTCCAGGCAGGCAAGGGCATCACGGAAATGCTGCTCGGATCGGAAGATCTATAA
- a CDS encoding RNA polymerase sigma factor, producing MASDKELADFLAGVERRAFKQTVYTVRDDDAALDIVQDAMIKLAEKYGDRPPAELPLLFQRILQNATHDYFRRQKVRNTWVSLFSSFGNADDDEFDPLETFESQDGTVGAESSESRLEREQVLNLIDAEIQKLPARQREAFLMRYWEDMDVAETAAAMGCSEGSVKTHCSRATHALAHALKAKGITL from the coding sequence ATGGCATCAGACAAGGAACTCGCCGATTTTCTGGCGGGCGTCGAAAGACGCGCGTTCAAGCAGACGGTGTACACCGTACGTGACGACGACGCGGCGCTCGACATCGTTCAGGATGCGATGATCAAGCTCGCCGAAAAATACGGCGACCGCCCTCCGGCTGAATTGCCGCTTTTGTTTCAGCGTATCCTGCAAAATGCAACGCACGACTATTTCCGGCGCCAGAAGGTCAGGAATACGTGGGTGAGCCTGTTTTCGTCGTTCGGGAACGCAGACGACGACGAATTCGACCCCCTCGAAACCTTCGAATCGCAGGATGGCACGGTCGGTGCGGAGAGCAGCGAAAGCCGGCTCGAGCGCGAACAGGTGCTCAATCTGATCGACGCGGAAATCCAGAAATTGCCAGCACGTCAACGGGAAGCGTTTCTCATGCGTTACTGGGAGGATATGGATGTCGCCGAAACCGCCGCTGCAATGGGCTGCTCTGAGGGCAGCGTAAAAACGCATTGCTCGCGGGCCACGCATGCGCTGGCACACGCGCTGAAGGCGAAAGGAATCACGCTATGA